A portion of the candidate division TA06 bacterium genome contains these proteins:
- a CDS encoding NADH-quinone oxidoreductase subunit C — protein MTKQEILSLLKAKLGTGFIAHTEPIPDQLWVEVKPQASVQAVELLHRTTKARYLVSVGSDERELKKRFGVYHLFSFDKEHFFVTIDVSADPHKPVLPSITNVLAGANWSEREIRDLLGVQFEGHPDPRRLVLADDWPNEVYPLRRDFDYSSKPPSNPENAYPFKDNPPNTTVVAMGPYFPVFEEATYFRLYVEGEKVVDVDYRGFYAHRGIEKLGDASLTYNQIPFIAERICGICGFVHNVSFCKLVEHAAGIKVPRRADYIRTIMLELERIHSHALWLGVAGHIIGFDTVLMQTWRMREPIMWLCEKLTGNRKTYGMNLIGGVRRDITKAQVPEVRKKIDAMDKEWQAVLDAVKDDTTLRMRLEKVGILNREQSHEWAAVGPVARAADIDMDSRKDHPYCAYDAVDFKVITADTNDVWGRTVVRILETIESFKIVRQCLDALMELPEGDIITEIRDEIPAGRIAISAVEAPRGEDVHFLLTGGDNRPYRWRVRCPTYPNLPTVQVMVKGEQVADVPIILGSIDPCFSCTERMEVADVNTGKIRVYSQEELANWTTKRS, from the coding sequence ATGACCAAACAGGAAATCCTCTCTTTACTAAAGGCCAAGCTGGGCACCGGATTCATAGCCCACACCGAGCCTATCCCCGACCAGCTGTGGGTGGAGGTCAAGCCCCAGGCTTCGGTCCAGGCCGTGGAGCTGCTGCACCGCACCACCAAGGCCCGCTACTTAGTGAGCGTGGGCTCGGACGAACGGGAGCTCAAAAAGCGCTTCGGGGTCTACCACCTTTTCAGCTTTGACAAGGAGCACTTCTTCGTCACCATCGACGTCTCGGCCGACCCCCACAAGCCGGTGCTGCCCTCCATCACTAACGTCCTGGCCGGGGCCAACTGGTCGGAGCGGGAGATCCGCGATCTTTTGGGAGTGCAGTTCGAGGGCCATCCCGATCCCCGGCGCCTGGTGCTGGCCGACGACTGGCCGAACGAGGTCTATCCGCTGCGCCGCGATTTTGACTACAGTTCCAAGCCGCCCTCCAACCCGGAGAACGCCTATCCCTTCAAGGACAACCCGCCCAACACCACGGTGGTGGCCATGGGCCCCTATTTTCCTGTCTTTGAAGAGGCCACATACTTCCGTCTCTACGTCGAGGGCGAGAAGGTGGTGGACGTTGACTACCGCGGCTTTTACGCCCACCGGGGGATAGAAAAGCTGGGCGACGCCTCGCTGACCTACAACCAGATTCCCTTCATCGCCGAGCGGATCTGCGGCATCTGCGGCTTCGTTCACAACGTCTCCTTCTGCAAATTAGTGGAGCACGCGGCCGGGATCAAGGTCCCGCGCCGGGCCGACTATATAAGAACCATCATGCTAGAGCTGGAGAGGATCCATTCCCACGCTTTGTGGCTGGGGGTGGCCGGGCACATCATCGGCTTTGACACGGTGCTGATGCAGACCTGGCGGATGCGGGAGCCCATCATGTGGCTGTGCGAAAAACTTACCGGCAACCGCAAGACCTACGGCATGAACCTGATCGGCGGGGTGCGCCGGGACATCACCAAAGCCCAGGTGCCCGAGGTCCGCAAAAAGATAGACGCCATGGACAAGGAATGGCAGGCGGTGCTGGATGCCGTCAAGGACGACACCACATTAAGAATGAGATTAGAGAAGGTGGGGATCCTAAACCGCGAGCAGAGCCACGAGTGGGCGGCGGTGGGCCCGGTGGCCCGGGCGGCCGACATCGACATGGACTCCCGCAAGGACCATCCCTACTGCGCCTACGACGCGGTGGACTTCAAGGTGATCACCGCCGACACCAACGACGTCTGGGGACGGACCGTGGTCCGGATCCTGGAAACAATCGAATCGTTCAAGATCGTCCGCCAGTGCCTGGACGCTTTAATGGAACTGCCGGAGGGCGACATCATCACCGAGATCCGGGACGAGATCCCGGCCGGGCGGATAGCCATTTCCGCTGTCGAAGCGCCCCGGGGCGAGGACGTCCACTTCCTTTTGACCGGCGGCGACAACCGGCCCTACCGCTGGCGGGTGCGGTGCCCAACCTACCCCAACCTGCCCACCGTGCAGGTGATGGTCAAGGGCGAGCAGGTGGCCGACGTGCCGATCATACTGGGCTCCATAGATCCCTGCTTCAGCTGCACCGAGCGGATGGAGGTGGCGGACGTTAACACCGGGAAGATCAGGGTTTATTCACAGGAAGAACTGGCGAACTGGACCACCAAGCGCAGTTAG
- a CDS encoding NADH-quinone oxidoreductase subunit H, giving the protein MQSLVKMIIMVALLLFVSPLLEGVLRKFKALVHSRLGPPLLQPYWDILKLLGKDDVRSPHAFLGPLPAFLGLAAILAAGLLVPLGNSAPFASGDLFLFLYLIGFASVCVMLAGMDSGSPYGFLGTAREMMTSFVVEPVLFIALITVAIKTRNFRFSDMAAWQQISGTSLSTIISGLALFLGIQAQLSKLPFDIPEAEGELMGGTFAEMSGPTFALYRWGFIAKQVIFSMILAQLFFPWPLGLVGLWAVVAQIVKVVLIVVLVGLIDVVNPRLRIDQALIYYFGVILMAIVGLVFALVGA; this is encoded by the coding sequence ATGCAGTCATTAGTAAAAATGATCATCATGGTGGCGCTGCTGCTCTTCGTCTCGCCGCTGCTGGAGGGCGTCCTGCGCAAGTTCAAGGCGCTGGTGCATTCCCGGCTGGGGCCGCCGTTGCTGCAGCCGTACTGGGACATCCTTAAGCTTTTGGGCAAGGACGACGTCCGCTCGCCCCACGCTTTCCTGGGACCGCTGCCGGCCTTTCTAGGACTGGCCGCCATCCTGGCCGCCGGCCTGCTGGTGCCGCTGGGCAACAGCGCGCCCTTCGCCAGCGGAGACCTGTTCCTGTTCCTGTACCTGATCGGCTTCGCCTCGGTCTGTGTGATGCTGGCCGGCATGGACTCCGGCTCTCCCTACGGCTTTCTGGGCACCGCCCGGGAGATGATGACCTCGTTCGTGGTGGAGCCGGTGCTGTTCATCGCCCTGATCACGGTGGCCATCAAGACCCGTAACTTCCGCTTCTCGGACATGGCGGCCTGGCAGCAGATCTCCGGAACCTCGCTTTCCACCATCATCTCCGGCCTGGCCCTATTCCTTGGTATCCAGGCCCAGCTTTCCAAACTGCCGTTCGACATCCCCGAAGCCGAGGGCGAGCTGATGGGCGGCACCTTTGCCGAGATGTCCGGACCGACCTTCGCCCTGTACCGCTGGGGCTTCATAGCCAAGCAGGTGATATTCTCCATGATCCTGGCCCAGTTGTTCTTCCCCTGGCCGCTGGGTTTGGTTGGCCTGTGGGCGGTGGTGGCCCAGATAGTCAAGGTGGTTCTGATCGTGGTGCTGGTGGGCCTGATCGATGTGGTCAATCCACGCTTGCGGATAGACCAGGCGCTCATCTATTATTTTGGTGTGATATTGATGGCGATCGTCGGGCTGGTCTTCGCACTGGTCGGAGCTTGA
- a CDS encoding four helix bundle protein: protein MGTFRKFEDITAWQKARELTKLVYEITKDGSFSKDFGLRDQIRRAAISMMSNIAEGFDRGGRKEFIQFLSIAKGSTGEVKSQLYIAVDQNYITKDLFDKTFSLAEEVNRLIFSLIKYLSNTEIKGIKYKVN from the coding sequence ATGGGTACGTTCAGAAAGTTTGAAGACATTACCGCTTGGCAAAAAGCGCGCGAGTTGACAAAGTTGGTTTACGAGATCACTAAGGACGGAAGTTTTTCAAAGGATTTTGGCCTGCGAGATCAAATAAGAAGAGCCGCTATTTCTATGATGTCCAACATTGCAGAAGGGTTTGACAGGGGCGGCAGAAAAGAATTTATTCAGTTTTTATCAATAGCCAAAGGCTCCACTGGCGAGGTCAAAAGCCAATTGTATATCGCAGTGGACCAAAATTACATTACCAAAGATTTATTTGATAAAACATTTTCCTTGGCAGAGGAAGTTAATCGTTTGATTTTTAGCCTGATAAAGTACCTGAGCAATACTGAAATTAAGGGAATAAAATATAAAGTTAACTGA
- a CDS encoding 4Fe-4S dicluster domain-containing protein, translating to MILSKIKEAIICFKNLRVTFPYPLKRNIEALPVEGFRGKLTIDVSKCIGCAGCANVCPSRLIIVTDKKAVRRLDFYLERCTYCGRCADVCPEKAITMTQEFETATNDVHNDMHISAEVYMGTCQRCGRCFETQTILDKMMTVGFRNNQAE from the coding sequence ATGATACTATCAAAGATAAAAGAAGCCATCATCTGCTTCAAGAACCTGAGGGTCACCTTCCCCTATCCCCTGAAGAGGAACATTGAGGCCCTGCCGGTGGAAGGTTTTAGGGGCAAGCTGACCATAGACGTGTCCAAGTGCATCGGCTGCGCTGGCTGCGCCAATGTCTGCCCCTCGCGGCTGATCATCGTCACCGACAAGAAGGCGGTGCGCCGGCTGGACTTTTACCTGGAGCGCTGCACCTACTGCGGGCGCTGCGCCGACGTCTGCCCGGAGAAGGCCATCACCATGACCCAGGAGTTCGAGACCGCCACCAACGACGTCCACAACGACATGCACATCAGCGCCGAGGTCTACATGGGCACCTGCCAGCGCTGCGGAAGATGCTTCGAGACCCAGACCATCCTGGACAAGATGATGACAGTGGGGTTCAGGAACAATCAAGCCGAGTAA
- a CDS encoding NADH-quinone oxidoreductase subunit K, with amino-acid sequence MGDLITTLMVCHFIASVGAAEIRNLKTSTIFLMLQSLLLALIIAAFAGRSQNYSLYWWVALTVITKVIIIPWLLWVHIKKTQVMEIKPLVSFVVSFIVLAIFLVAFYQMIHTYAGFVAPTAAAAVEPARSALALSFTIFVLGLYVLVIHRDAVKIIIGLHLIENGVHLALVTLVPQLPVTTVLGIVSNVVVAAVMLLFLTDNIYKTFGSSDTMKLSSLKG; translated from the coding sequence ATGGGCGACTTAATCACAACTTTAATGGTCTGCCACTTCATAGCCTCGGTGGGCGCGGCCGAGATCAGAAACCTGAAAACCTCCACCATCTTTCTGATGCTGCAGTCCCTGCTGCTGGCCCTGATCATCGCGGCCTTTGCCGGGCGCAGCCAGAACTACTCGCTTTACTGGTGGGTGGCCCTGACCGTGATAACCAAGGTCATCATCATCCCCTGGCTGCTGTGGGTCCACATCAAGAAGACCCAGGTGATGGAGATAAAACCCCTGGTCAGCTTCGTGGTCTCGTTCATCGTGCTGGCCATCTTCCTGGTGGCCTTCTACCAGATGATCCACACCTACGCCGGCTTCGTGGCCCCCACCGCGGCGGCGGCGGTGGAACCGGCCCGCTCGGCCCTGGCCCTTTCCTTCACCATCTTCGTGCTGGGGCTTTACGTGCTGGTGATCCACCGGGACGCGGTCAAGATAATCATCGGCCTGCACCTGATAGAGAACGGAGTGCACCTGGCCCTGGTCACTTTGGTTCCCCAGCTGCCGGTGACCACGGTCCTGGGCATCGTTTCCAACGTGGTGGTGGCCGCGGTGATGCTGCTGTTCCTGACGGATAACATTTACAAAACCTTTGGGTCTTCGGACACCATGAAGCTTTCCAGCCTGAAGGGCTGA
- a CDS encoding cyclic nucleotide-binding domain-containing protein — protein MTDKNILKSISLFSDFSDKEIEKMAVLFSDRSFKENEVLIPEQSENRELMILLEGSVAVEVGLSLSASAEKLMLTSEDSPGRIIEWSSAIDTTKSGGTASARALKPTKVLVADGQALVSLFKSEKELGYKMMHKILLVIASRLKDTRLQLISMAAQCR, from the coding sequence ATGACAGACAAAAATATCCTTAAAAGCATCTCGCTGTTTTCCGATTTTTCGGACAAGGAGATCGAGAAGATGGCGGTCCTGTTCTCCGATAGGTCCTTCAAGGAAAACGAGGTGCTTATACCGGAACAGTCCGAGAACCGGGAACTGATGATTCTTTTGGAAGGCAGCGTGGCGGTGGAGGTGGGGTTGAGCCTTTCGGCCAGCGCCGAAAAACTGATGTTGACCTCCGAGGACTCCCCGGGCCGGATCATCGAATGGTCCTCGGCCATCGACACCACCAAAAGCGGCGGCACCGCCTCGGCCCGGGCCTTAAAGCCCACCAAAGTGCTGGTGGCCGACGGGCAGGCTTTGGTCAGCCTTTTTAAGTCCGAGAAGGAACTGGGTTACAAAATGATGCACAAGATCCTGCTGGTGATCGCCTCCCGGTTGAAGGACACCAGGTTGCAGTTGATCAGCATGGCGGCGCAGTGCCGGTAA
- a CDS encoding oxidoreductase, giving the protein MVVTINPTAVSILPFLVFMVPLFFGGLIFALGRYGKFFRQGLALIGIFATLAISVMMTGRVLGGEVLTWWNNNFYIDGLATLMELAASGLGAIVVVYSIYYFSEKTEAAEAHPYTSMTSYYGQIMVFLGLMNWTCATNNIIMMYVSLEFTTLATVFLVTFHWNKQALEAGYKYLLLVTVGVIFALLGSVLLYAAAIPYLPVSRVLLLTELGTIATKIPTNIVLLASAFLVVGFGTKAGLVPFHAWLPDAHAEAPAPVSALLSGIVIKVGAYALARTISVFAPHYGTIPLFIAILCSISMIVGMMMAMIQDDLKRMLAYSSVAQIAYVIEGLGMGTYLGIYGGLMHLLNHSIVKGLLFLAVGALIYATGKRKVSELSRTNLKMPITAFAFFVGIFALSGMPPFNGFVSKFTLFLAVGQANLLWAAIIGIITSLFTLVCFFRAGYKIFWSPKEVHAVGAEATTATEVPAGMWVGMVILAAAAIVLGVFPQVVHPLIDSATKCILRILIGG; this is encoded by the coding sequence ATGGTCGTTACTATCAATCCCACCGCGGTCTCAATCCTGCCGTTCCTGGTGTTCATGGTTCCCCTATTCTTCGGGGGCCTGATCTTCGCCCTGGGGCGCTACGGCAAATTCTTCCGGCAGGGGCTGGCCCTGATCGGGATCTTCGCCACCTTGGCCATCTCGGTGATGATGACCGGCCGGGTGCTGGGCGGCGAGGTGCTGACCTGGTGGAACAACAATTTCTACATCGACGGCCTGGCCACCCTGATGGAACTGGCGGCCAGCGGGCTGGGGGCCATCGTGGTGGTCTACTCCATCTACTATTTTTCGGAGAAGACCGAGGCCGCCGAGGCCCACCCCTACACCAGCATGACCAGCTACTACGGGCAGATCATGGTCTTTTTGGGGCTGATGAACTGGACCTGCGCCACCAACAATATCATCATGATGTACGTCTCGCTGGAGTTCACCACCCTGGCCACGGTCTTTTTGGTGACCTTCCACTGGAACAAACAGGCCTTGGAAGCCGGTTACAAGTACCTCCTCCTGGTCACTGTGGGGGTGATCTTCGCCCTGCTGGGCTCGGTGTTACTCTACGCGGCGGCTATTCCCTACCTGCCGGTGTCAAGGGTCCTGCTTTTGACCGAGCTGGGGACAATTGCCACCAAGATACCCACCAACATCGTGCTTTTGGCCTCAGCCTTCCTGGTGGTCGGCTTCGGCACCAAGGCCGGGCTGGTGCCCTTCCACGCCTGGCTGCCGGACGCCCATGCCGAGGCCCCGGCCCCGGTAAGCGCCCTGCTTTCCGGCATCGTCATCAAAGTGGGGGCCTACGCTTTGGCCCGGACCATCTCGGTCTTCGCCCCGCACTACGGGACCATCCCGCTGTTCATCGCCATACTCTGCTCCATCTCCATGATCGTGGGGATGATGATGGCCATGATCCAGGACGACCTGAAACGGATGCTGGCCTACTCGTCAGTCGCCCAGATCGCCTATGTGATCGAGGGCCTGGGAATGGGCACCTACCTGGGGATCTACGGAGGCCTGATGCACCTGCTGAACCACTCCATCGTCAAGGGCCTGCTGTTCCTGGCGGTGGGGGCGCTGATCTACGCCACCGGCAAGCGCAAGGTGTCCGAGCTGTCCAGGACCAATTTAAAGATGCCGATCACGGCCTTCGCCTTTTTCGTGGGCATCTTCGCCCTGTCCGGGATGCCGCCCTTCAACGGCTTCGTCTCAAAATTCACCCTGTTTTTGGCGGTGGGCCAGGCCAATCTGCTATGGGCGGCCATCATCGGCATCATCACCTCGCTGTTCACTTTGGTCTGCTTCTTCAGGGCCGGTTACAAGATATTCTGGTCGCCCAAGGAGGTGCACGCGGTGGGCGCGGAAGCCACCACCGCCACCGAGGTCCCGGCTGGGATGTGGGTGGGCATGGTGATCCTGGCCGCAGCGGCCATTGTGCTGGGCGTGTTCCCCCAGGTAGTTCATCCGCTGATAGATAGTGCCACCAAGTGCATTCTGAGGATCCTCATTGGAGGCTAA
- a CDS encoding branched-chain amino acid ABC transporter substrate-binding protein: MKKTTAILLTAGVLASLVFSGCGPGGQQIKIGVAGPLTGEQGKAGQDLLHGVQLAVSECNARGGVLGKRVVIIAGDDRADDREANAIAQRLCDQGVAGVVGHYNSHCSIAGSRIYNQRMIPQITPSSTNPKFTEQGFANVFRTCGRDDQQGRIAADYAFNVMKVKKVAIFSDGTTYGLGLAEEFKKSILSYNQPRKIEVTIVADAQIQMITEGKSPDYGPLLDPLISYQPDLIYFGGSYPEGAMLIRQIKERRLAAAFMSGDAIANSELIKRGGVATEGIYFTFGPAVEDMPQAGRFYDSFKARYGELGPYSVYAYDAANVLLKSIELAGTTSGDSLVKVIHSAKFAGAMGELEFDGNGDIKAAPYVLWTVKGGEFGPVKAEASNEQ, encoded by the coding sequence ATGAAGAAGACAACGGCAATTCTATTAACGGCAGGCGTCCTGGCCTCGCTGGTGTTCTCGGGATGCGGGCCGGGCGGACAGCAGATCAAGATCGGGGTGGCCGGCCCCTTGACCGGCGAGCAGGGCAAGGCCGGGCAGGACCTGCTGCACGGGGTGCAGCTGGCGGTCTCGGAGTGCAACGCCAGGGGCGGGGTGCTGGGCAAGCGGGTGGTGATCATCGCCGGGGACGACCGGGCCGATGACCGTGAGGCCAATGCCATCGCCCAGCGCCTGTGCGACCAGGGAGTGGCCGGGGTGGTGGGGCACTACAACAGCCACTGCTCCATAGCCGGCAGCCGGATTTACAACCAGAGGATGATCCCCCAGATCACCCCTTCCTCCACCAATCCCAAGTTCACCGAACAGGGCTTTGCCAACGTCTTCCGCACCTGCGGCCGCGACGACCAGCAGGGCAGGATAGCCGCCGATTACGCCTTCAATGTCATGAAAGTCAAAAAAGTGGCCATCTTCTCCGACGGCACCACCTACGGGCTGGGCCTGGCCGAAGAGTTCAAAAAATCGATCCTGTCGTACAATCAACCCAGAAAAATCGAAGTGACCATTGTCGCCGACGCCCAGATCCAGATGATCACAGAGGGCAAGTCCCCGGACTACGGCCCGCTGCTGGATCCCCTGATCAGCTACCAACCCGACCTGATCTATTTCGGCGGCAGTTACCCCGAGGGGGCCATGCTGATCCGGCAGATCAAGGAACGCCGGCTGGCGGCGGCCTTCATGTCCGGCGACGCCATCGCCAATTCGGAGCTGATCAAGCGGGGCGGGGTGGCCACCGAGGGAATATACTTCACCTTCGGCCCGGCGGTAGAGGACATGCCCCAGGCCGGCAGGTTCTACGATTCCTTCAAGGCCCGCTACGGCGAGCTTGGGCCGTACTCGGTCTATGCCTACGACGCTGCCAACGTGCTGCTGAAGAGCATAGAGCTGGCAGGGACCACCAGCGGGGATTCCCTGGTCAAGGTTATCCATTCCGCCAAATTCGCCGGAGCCATGGGCGAGCTGGAGTTCGACGGGAACGGCGACATCAAGGCCGCGCCCTATGTGCTGTGGACGGTGAAGGGCGGGGAGTTCGGGCCGGTCAAGGCGGAGGCTTCCAACGAACAATAA
- a CDS encoding NADH-quinone oxidoreductase subunit B family protein, translating into MFLKKLCAKAFPKSLWIYHVNTGSCNGCDIEIVDVITPYYDAERFGIKLAGSPRHADIMLVSGPVTRQALPSLKRAYEAIPDPKIVIVVGSCGAGGNLWFDTYNVTGGVDKVIPVNYYIPGCPPRPEAILYGVAVALGLAPKKVKAEESVEGPIREGMWK; encoded by the coding sequence ATGTTTCTAAAGAAACTTTGCGCCAAGGCCTTTCCCAAGTCGCTGTGGATCTACCACGTCAATACCGGGTCCTGCAACGGATGCGACATCGAGATCGTGGACGTGATCACCCCCTACTACGACGCCGAGCGCTTTGGCATCAAGCTGGCCGGAAGCCCACGCCACGCCGACATCATGCTGGTGTCCGGGCCGGTGACCCGGCAGGCCCTGCCGTCATTAAAGCGGGCCTACGAGGCCATCCCCGACCCCAAGATCGTGATCGTGGTGGGCTCCTGCGGGGCCGGCGGCAACCTGTGGTTCGATACCTACAACGTCACCGGCGGGGTGGACAAGGTGATCCCGGTCAACTACTACATCCCGGGCTGTCCGCCCCGGCCCGAGGCCATCCTCTACGGGGTGGCGGTGGCCCTGGGGCTGGCCCCCAAGAAGGTCAAGGCCGAGGAATCGGTGGAAGGCCCGATAAGGGAGGGAATGTGGAAATGA
- a CDS encoding phosphate/phosphite/phosphonate ABC transporter substrate-binding protein translates to MAVLPAYSTALTSQKYLPLLNYLSRETGYEVQYIWGQSYSGLGAAIETSGADFVICDPLAYLTLQKTHRAKLLVISVGANSQTGAPGMIFVPQGSRITDPRSLKGKLVACASLQSSEGFISQAVYLKSMGLLAGRDYRLLVCGTMDEAVKIVAEGKAQAGFGGPGCLDPAMTGKLIPLASTDPVPGWLCLSLKGDNYEVEEKLTQAFLRLGLENTEHKKLLEGLGYNGFAIPQGTGFQGLAEMARSLNVPF, encoded by the coding sequence ATGGCGGTGCTGCCGGCCTATTCCACCGCCCTGACCAGCCAGAAGTACCTGCCGCTGCTTAACTACCTCTCCCGGGAGACCGGATACGAGGTCCAGTACATCTGGGGCCAGAGCTACTCCGGCCTTGGCGCTGCCATCGAGACCTCGGGGGCGGACTTCGTGATCTGCGATCCGCTGGCCTATCTGACCCTGCAAAAGACCCACCGGGCAAAATTGCTGGTGATCAGCGTGGGGGCAAACAGCCAGACCGGGGCGCCGGGAATGATATTCGTTCCGCAAGGTTCACGGATCACTGATCCCCGGTCACTGAAAGGGAAGCTGGTGGCCTGCGCCTCCCTGCAGTCTTCCGAGGGTTTCATATCCCAGGCCGTTTACCTGAAGTCAATGGGGCTTTTGGCCGGGCGGGATTACCGCCTGCTGGTCTGCGGCACCATGGACGAGGCGGTCAAAATAGTTGCCGAAGGCAAGGCCCAGGCCGGCTTCGGGGGACCGGGCTGCCTGGATCCGGCAATGACCGGCAAACTGATCCCGCTGGCCAGCACCGATCCGGTGCCGGGCTGGCTGTGCCTGAGCCTGAAGGGCGACAATTACGAGGTGGAAGAAAAACTGACCCAGGCCTTCTTGAGGCTCGGCCTTGAAAACACGGAGCATAAAAAACTGCTGGAAGGTCTGGGATATAACGGTTTTGCCATTCCCCAAGGTACCGGTTTCCAGGGTCTGGCGGAAATGGCCCGGAGCCTGAACGTTCCGTTTTAA
- a CDS encoding molybdopterin-dependent oxidoreductase, protein MKQTFTICPHCGCGCGLYLVQQDGRTGGVTASQEHYFSAGQLCARGWTGYQLLWSPLRIKTPLYKKNGGLAPIGYDKGLESAAKKLKSIKEKHGPQSIGVIASSRLTVEEAQALRSFAKDILETPNCDSAARLGYLPVEFPKTAATTDIPGADLILVLGANLMEENPMLGARVVSACKPEADRPYQSADLSHIIAGKPARLAVMDSRKSALADAAELFLKTVPGNEAGALLALLKVLIEKYQLEAKDPAFRKVREALAKMTWENLLSNTGLVLPNLEQLGAMITSAKAPLLIFGRSLFTGHDAAAARSALTGLSLLLPEKLSVLQPTAAANDWGCARILHPDKGQGYLEMMESLASGKLKALVLAGEDPLKTLGGKEGVAQALAQAELVVAFDHFVSDSHQYAEAVFPLALSFEKEGSFCNLDGKRQKLEQALKPDLDIKSLEESLKTMASVIGGKLDPRDEFTQPARAGWDAAFDLSKAAPQGYVLELGTAYPHLYGDDQLTFNSYHLTREFAGGFVEMHPDDIKELGVRAGWKVKVTSATGSLVATARANPDLVKKTVFMPVHFGGNLLAPAKPNHHLKTPQLRGIAVKIEKT, encoded by the coding sequence ATGAAACAGACCTTTACCATTTGCCCCCATTGCGGCTGCGGCTGCGGCCTTTACCTGGTGCAGCAGGACGGCAGGACCGGCGGGGTCACCGCCAGCCAGGAGCATTATTTTTCGGCCGGGCAGCTTTGCGCCCGGGGCTGGACCGGATACCAGCTTTTGTGGTCGCCGCTGCGGATAAAGACCCCGCTCTATAAAAAGAACGGCGGGCTGGCCCCCATCGGCTATGACAAGGGGCTGGAGTCAGCGGCCAAGAAACTTAAGTCCATCAAGGAAAAGCACGGGCCCCAGAGCATAGGGGTCATCGCTTCCTCACGGTTGACGGTGGAGGAGGCCCAGGCCCTGCGCTCGTTTGCCAAAGACATCCTGGAAACCCCCAATTGCGACAGCGCCGCCCGGCTGGGCTACCTGCCGGTGGAGTTCCCCAAAACAGCCGCCACCACGGACATTCCCGGGGCCGACCTGATCCTGGTGCTGGGTGCAAACCTGATGGAAGAGAACCCCATGCTGGGGGCCCGGGTGGTCTCGGCCTGCAAGCCGGAGGCCGACCGGCCCTATCAGTCGGCCGATCTGAGCCACATCATTGCAGGCAAGCCCGCCCGGCTGGCGGTGATGGACAGCCGCAAGAGCGCGCTGGCGGATGCGGCGGAATTGTTCCTGAAGACCGTTCCCGGCAATGAGGCCGGGGCGCTTTTAGCCCTGCTTAAAGTATTGATCGAAAAATACCAGCTGGAAGCCAAGGATCCGGCTTTCCGCAAGGTCAGGGAAGCCTTGGCCAAGATGACCTGGGAGAACCTGTTGTCCAACACCGGGCTGGTGCTGCCGAACCTGGAACAGCTGGGGGCCATGATAACCTCCGCCAAAGCGCCGCTTTTGATATTCGGGCGCAGCCTGTTCACCGGACATGATGCGGCGGCGGCCCGCTCGGCTCTGACCGGCCTGTCGCTGCTGCTGCCGGAAAAACTTTCGGTGCTACAGCCCACCGCCGCCGCCAACGACTGGGGATGCGCCCGGATCCTGCATCCGGACAAGGGCCAAGGCTATCTGGAGATGATGGAATCGCTGGCCTCCGGGAAACTAAAAGCCCTGGTGCTGGCGGGCGAGGATCCCCTGAAGACGCTGGGCGGAAAAGAGGGGGTGGCCCAGGCCCTGGCCCAGGCCGAACTGGTGGTGGCCTTTGATCATTTTGTCTCCGACAGCCATCAGTACGCCGAGGCGGTGTTCCCGCTGGCCCTGTCATTTGAAAAGGAAGGCTCGTTCTGCAACCTGGACGGAAAACGGCAGAAATTAGAGCAGGCCCTCAAACCGGATCTTGATATCAAGTCACTGGAAGAGTCATTAAAGACCATGGCTTCGGTGATCGGCGGAAAGCTGGATCCCAGGGACGAGTTCACCCAGCCGGCCAGGGCCGGGTGGGATGCGGCCTTTGACCTGTCCAAGGCGGCCCCCCAGGGCTATGTGCTGGAACTGGGCACGGCCTATCCCCATCTTTACGGGGACGACCAGCTGACCTTCAACAGCTACCACCTGACCCGGGAATTTGCCGGCGGCTTTGTGGAAATGCATCCCGATGACATAAAGGAACTTGGGGTCAGGGCGGGATGGAAGGTCAAGGTCACTTCTGCGACCGGAAGCCTGGTGGCCACGGCCCGAGCCAACCCCGATCTGGTCAAGAAGACCGTCTTCATGCCGGTCCACTTCGGCGGCAACCTGCTGGCCCCAGCCAAGCCCAACCACCACCTGAAGACCCCGCAGTTGAGGGGCATTGCGGTCAAGATAGAAAAGACCTGA